The following nucleotide sequence is from Cucumis melo cultivar AY chromosome 1, USDA_Cmelo_AY_1.0, whole genome shotgun sequence.
GGCCATGGAGGCTGCATCTTCTCATGTAAGGACTCAGTTGAATTGTGGAACTTAGATGCTCTTTAGTGACATACATTCCTCTGAGCCTGGGATTTATTGCCTGGAGATTTAATATAAAACCATGAAGCTAGCAAGCAATGAAGAGATTTGGTCCATTCCATTGCTCAATTGCTAGAATTATAGTTTTTACTTTATGGCTTACAGATATGGGATACAGCAGGCCAGGAACGATTTCAAAGTCTTGGTGTTGCTTTTTATCGAGGTGCTGATTGCTGCGTTCTGGTGTATGATGTCAATTCAATGAAATCATTTGACAATCTTAACAACTGGCGGGAAGAATTCCTTATCCAGGTTCTGTTATATCTATGTTTATTATAAACTTGTTACTAGAAAGCCATTTACAGAAGAATTTTAGTAGGTTAAAAAGACTAAAAAAAACCCTGAACTTTTTTCTGATGGTTTGGCATATCCATCTTCAGGCAAGCCCTTCCGATCCggaaaattttccttttgtcGTTTTAGGAAATAAAGTTGATGTTGATGGCGGAAACAGTAGAGTTGTAAGTATTACCTAAATTTCAGTATTGTAACATGCCCTCTTTCTACGTTCAGTGGATAGTAagctgatttttttttaatgtttttctGAATACTTCAGGTTTCAGAGAAAAAGGCTCGAGCTTGGTGTGCATCAAAAGGAAATATCCCGTACTTTGAAACTTCTGCCAAAGAAGGCATTAACGTAGAAGAGGCATTCCAATGCATTGCAAAAAATGCCCTCAAGAGTGGGGAAGAGGAAGAGATGTAAGTCCATATGCCAAACCAAATATTACTTAGAATCAAAACATATAACTAATTGCCCGTCAACTTGAACATAGGTTTGAATCCCCAACCTCGCATATAGTTAAACTGAAAAAGGAATTAACTTTAAGTCTCTCAGAACCACCCGTTACTATTCTTAGTTACTTGTTGTTATGtacataaataaaatatgaagCAACTGTAAGCTACATTATCACGTTGGTCACTAAGCAATTACTTATCAGTTACCTTAACGGTTCCAACTTGACTTGATAAAGGTTTCGGTTGGGGATATTTCACCTACTGTTGTTCCCAAGGTTGGTGTTGCAGTGGTGCACATAGTAGAGGTGCAGGATCCTGAATCCATCCTATGCCCTGTAGCGAATGAAACAACGAATAATAGTTTACCTTTATCTATGGAATTAGTTAGTTTTTGTCCTGAGGTTGTAGATATGCCGAATCTAGTTCTTCCAAAATGGTTGCATTTTCTAATggctatttttcaaaattctctAACTTGTTTTATTTCAAACTTCTTCCTACCATCAATACTTTGTTAGTTTTCTACTCCTGACTATTAACTTTAACTTTCACAAAACCTTTATTGATTGTCGGTTGCCATGGTACTGCAGATACTTACCGGACACCATTGATGTTGGGAGCAACAATCAGCCAAGATCATCTGGATGTGACTGCTGAGTTTATTACACTGAATTACCTCCTATTCTATTTCATTCTCCAGTAAAGCAAAAGGTCTTTTATAAAGGTCGTACAGACTTGGGCTTTCTATGCGTTCCTATTTGTACATTTTGGCTTTCCATTCGGAGTCCTGTCATTATGAATTCAGTTGTGTTTGGTCTTGCAAGTTGTGTTTACTGTCTTAGGTATATTCATTGTATCCGTCTGGTGTTTTGACTCTCTACCTGAGTCTCATTTGTTGATGACAATCAGTTTGTCGCATAAGTTTATGTAATTCTTCTCTTTAGTTAACTTTTTTGTGATTCTTgtttattttataggattttggttctttttttttcatgctttggATCTTGCTCCAATATATTTTAAATCTGCGGCCAGGATTGTTTATGCCAAGGTCGCTGTTTTAATGCTTTACGTTAAATTAATGTGATTTGTAGACAGATGATAAAAGAAGAATCAAGAATAAAAAAGTTGAAAGTCTTCGCTTGGATAATAGGAGAAATGATCTGAAATGGCGTATCGAATAATTTTGATATGGAAATTTCAATCCGTTACCAGTTAGAGCAGTATTCCATTTTTCTGTAattcattttgattaaaaaGCAAAGGGAAGACAAACTAATTGAATAGATATAACATTGGTAATT
It contains:
- the LOC103489588 gene encoding ras-related protein Rab7, with amino-acid sequence MPSRRRTLLKVIILGDSGVGKTSLMNQYVNKKFSNQYKATIGADFLTKEVQFEDRLFTLQIWDTAGQERFQSLGVAFYRGADCCVLVYDVNSMKSFDNLNNWREEFLIQASPSDPENFPFVVLGNKVDVDGGNSRVVSEKKARAWCASKGNIPYFETSAKEGINVEEAFQCIAKNALKSGEEEEIYLPDTIDVGSNNQPRSSGCDC